Within the Candidatus Deferrimicrobiaceae bacterium genome, the region TTCGCACGACGAAACGTCAACATCGCCGGGCAACACCTGGAGACCCGGGGGGCCATCGCCTATGCGATCATCGACGTGGACGGCCCGTGCAACACGGGGATCCTTTCGGACCTCGAGGCGATCCCCGGCACGATCCGGGCGCGCCTCGTCTACTGACCGGGAAAGGAGCGACAGATGGCGATCCGCCCCAAGAGCTACAAGTACATGACATCCGTCCTGTGGAAGGGCGAGAAGAAGGGCACCCTGTCCGTGGCCGGGAAGCCGGCCGTCGAGGTGGCGACCCCCCCCGAGTTCAAGGGGCACGAGGGGATCTGGTCGCCCGAGGACCTCTACGTCGCCGCCGTGAACTCCTGCATCATGACGACCTTCCTGGCCTTCGCCGGACGCGCGGGCCTGGCCTTCGAGGGATACGAAAGCGAGGCGGAGGGGTTGCTCGAGTTCGTGGATGAACGGCTCGTCTTCACGAAGATCATCGTCCGCCCCCGGGTCACGCTGCGGCCCGGAGCGGACCGCAAACCGGCGGAGGAGATCCTCCACAAGGCGGAGAAAAACTGCCTCGTCTCGAACTCCCTCCGGACGGAGGTGATTCTGGAGCCGACGTTCGGGTAAGGCCCTCTTATTTCCCCTGGATCTCCTTCGAAGCCGGCGTCGAGCCGCCCGATACGCCAAGCCTGCCGCCGGTTCCCAGGCCTCCTTTTACCGTCTGCGCCTTGTAATTGCGCGTCGCCTGGACCAATTTGTTATACGAATCCATGAACGCAGCGATCAGGATCTTTCCTTCCGGCGTATTGGAATACCCTCCGGCGCCTCCGAACATGCCGCCGCCGACAGCACCGCCAAAGAGGCTGAAATCAAAGTTCTTCGCACTTCCCTCCGAGGCCGCCAGCTGAACTCCCGAGCGGTTGTCGATCAACAACAGCGTGGTGGATGCCTCGTTGGCCTTGAGGCCGCCCGCCACCATGCCCGCTACCCTGCCGACGCCGCCGAATAAACCACCCAGGGCTCCTCCCACGCCGGAGGTCCCCTTCTGGCTGAAGGTGATGTTCGGGCTCATCGTATAGTCGGCCGCGACCATCTGCCCTTTTTGGAATTGACTGCCTTCCCGCGTCTCTCCCGACTCGGTCAGCGAGCGCTCCTGCATCATGTTCTGCATGGCGCGTCCGCGCTCGACCACGACAAAGCAGTTCGATTGTTGAATCATGATTCGTAAAACAGGGATGGTCGAACCTAATTTGTATTGGGAAAGTTGGTGATACCATTGGGCCGTCTGGTCTTCCACGACGGCCATGGTGCCCAGCGTTTCATCGCATTTTTCCAGCTGGCTGCTCACGCCTTGCGCTTCCGAACCTCCCGCCGAGCCGGTTGCTACCGACCCGCCTCCCCCCAGCTTGGGTGTCGACCCTGCATAACCAGGCAAGATCAAGGCGGCGGAACCGATCACCATGGCGCACCAGATCGCGAAACTCCCCAGCCAAGGAACAGGATGCCCATCTCTTCTCATGTTTCCCTCCCGGGAAAACCGTAGTCGACATACCGCCCCTTTTAGACGCTTCGGGCGACGTCCCGGTTCAGTATAGCCATAAAGATTTCGGCAATCCACTTCGATCCGGGCGGCGAGCCGGAGCATCCCATGACCGGGTACGAAAGGGTGCTATTTCTGGTCCCGGGGAGAACCCTGACGGGTGCCAGGGAAAAGCGGGGCGACCGCGCCGCAATTTGCCAAATGCGCACGGTGGCGATAGTAATATTATCAAGGCTTTTCTCCGCATTAAAACCGCAGATACCTCAAGGAGATGGCCGAGGCGGCGTCGTGACGGAACGTACCCGCAGGGAGAGGAAATCGCGATGGAGAAACTCGCCGCCCCCGGGAAAGAGGCGGCAAAGGGCGCGGAAGAGGCGGTCAAGAAGATTTTCGGGAAATAGCGGCTTTCCGCTGCGCTCTCCGGTCCGCCTTCTCCCCTCCCTTCTGCATCGGATGTGGTATCTTCCTTGGATTATGGGAGTTGCCGGTCGGCAAACGGAGAGGGTCGCTTCCGGCCTCGACGTTCTTGTGGAAAAACGCTACGCCCCCCTGCGTGGGCTCGCGGTAGGGCTCATTTGCAACCCCACGGCGGTGGACCGGCGGCTGCGTCATGCCGCGGACCTGCTCCAGGAAGTGCGGGGCGTCCGGCTCGCCGCCCTCTTCGGCCCGGAACACGGCGTCCGCGGCGACATCCCGTACATGGCCGCCGTGGGAGACGAACGCGACCGGCGGACCGGGGTTCCGGTTCACTCCCTGTACGGAACCAATCCTGCGTCGCTTCGGCCCGATCCCGCGAAATTGCGCGGACTCGACGCGCTGGTCTTCGACATCCAGGACGTCGGGGCGCGCTACTACACGTACCAGGCCACCATGCTCTTCTGCATGGAGGCGGCGGCCCGCGCGAAGCTCCCCTTCTTCGTCCTCGACCGGCCGAACCCGATCGGAGGGCGTGCCGTGGAAGGACCGGCGCTTACGCCCGGATTCGAGAGCTTCTGCGGCGTGCACGACGTGGCGGTCCGCCACGGCATGACCGTCGGCGAGCTGGCCGGGCTGTACCGGGAGGAGCGGCGGCTCGACCTTTCGCTCACGGTGATTCCCTGCCGCGGCTGGCGGAGGGGGATGCACCAACGTGACACGGGGCTTCCGTGGGTCTTCCCCTCGCCCAACATGCCGACGCCGGAGACGGCGCTCGTCTACCCCGGAATGTGCCTCCTCGAGGGCACGAACGTAAGCGAGGGGCGCGGCACCACGCGGCCGTTCGTGCTGTTCGGGGCGCCGTGGCTCGACGGCGGCCGGCTGGCTCAAGCGCTTGCGGCCGATCGGCTGCCGGGGGTCCGGTTCCGGCCGGCAAGCTTCGTGCCGACCTGGGACAAGCATGCCGGGGCGCGCTGCCACGGCGTCGAGGTCGTCGTCGTCGACCGCGAGGCGTTTCGTCCTTTCCGGACCGGCGTGGCCTGTGTCGCTGCGGCCCGCGCCCAGGATCCCAGGCGTTTCCGATGGCGGACCAAGACCTACGAGTTCGTGGAGGATGTTCCCGCCTTCGACCTTCTGTGCGGCTCGGCCCGAGAACGGGAGGCGCTAGGGCGCGGCCGGGGGTGGCGCGACCTCGCGCCGGCGTGGGCCCGCGAGGAGCGGGCATTCGCAAAGCGGCGCGCCCGGCACCTTCGATACGACCCGTGACGGGCGGCGTCTGACGGCCCTGGACAACGAGACATCCGATGAACCCCCGGAGCTTTTCCCTGTTCCCTTTCCCGGGAGAGGGAAACGGGCCCGCCTGGAAGATCACGGGAACGATCGGGCGGCGTGTGAATACCCTGTCTCTTGGCTACACGCTCCTCGGCAATCTGTCACAAATCTCGATTCCCGCGCCGGGAGAGCCGCCGCGAAGGAGGAACCGCCTCTGGGAAGATACCTGCCTGGAGCTCTTTCTCGGGGAAGAGGGATCCGAACGCTATTGGGAATTCAATCTCTCGCCGGCCGGGCACTGGAATGTGTACCGGTTCGCGTCCTGCAGGAAGGAGATGCGGGAGGAGCCGGCTTTCTCGTCGCTCCCTTTCCGCCTTCGGACGGAACCGGAGGCCTTGAGGCTTTCCCTGGACGTGGGACTGGGGAAGATCATCCCGGCAGGCAGAACCATCGAGATCGCCGTCGGCGCCGTCGTCAGGACGGTTACGGGCAAAACAAGCCACTGGGCGCTGGTCCATCCCGGCCCCCGGCCGGACTTTCACCGGAGAGACGGGTTTGCATTGAGCATCCCCGCGGAGTGAGAGCGTATCCGGGGTCGAATCTTCCCGCAGGGCTTGCGGCGGGATGGGCATCGCCGTGTTCCTGCCGCCCAATGACCTTTGCGCAGCGTGCCGTCGTCGGGCGTGCTCGATACGAGGGCACGGGCCACCCCGGCACGATCCAGGATCGTGATCGCCGCTTCCGGCGGCAGGACCTCCCAGGCTTCCCGGTTGTAATGGACGTGAGCGTCGAAGAGGGGAAGATCGGATTCGGCCCGGGTGGCGCCGGGAAATAACCAGACGGTAAAGAGTACCGTCAGCGGAACGAGAAGGCGGGCGCCTGTCTTTCGGGCTCCGACGCGACTCCGCAGTCCTGTCGACATACCGGCCTCCCCATCCACGGGGGGGATGAAGAATCCAACGTTCAACGATCTGATTCGTGTCGGCCCCGACATGATTCGTGCCCTTGCAGCAATCGGAAGACTTGCACCATAATTTGGTTAGAGATTCACCCATAATTTGGTGGAACGTGTGAATGGTGAACCGGATCGGCTTGGATCGCACGGCAGGACGCCCGGGCTTCCCCCGCGCTTGGCTGCTATTGACGGCTACCTTCCTGTGCGCCGTTTTACGCTCCGCGCCGGCAGGAATGCCGGAACCTCCGACCGCCGCCGCTGCCCAGGGGCTGG harbors:
- a CDS encoding OsmC family protein → MAIRPKSYKYMTSVLWKGEKKGTLSVAGKPAVEVATPPEFKGHEGIWSPEDLYVAAVNSCIMTTFLAFAGRAGLAFEGYESEAEGLLEFVDERLVFTKIIVRPRVTLRPGADRKPAEEILHKAEKNCLVSNSLRTEVILEPTFG
- a CDS encoding CsgG/HfaB family protein; translated protein: MRRDGHPVPWLGSFAIWCAMVIGSAALILPGYAGSTPKLGGGGSVATGSAGGSEAQGVSSQLEKCDETLGTMAVVEDQTAQWYHQLSQYKLGSTIPVLRIMIQQSNCFVVVERGRAMQNMMQERSLTESGETREGSQFQKGQMVAADYTMSPNITFSQKGTSGVGGALGGLFGGVGRVAGMVAGGLKANEASTTLLLIDNRSGVQLAASEGSAKNFDFSLFGGAVGGGMFGGAGGYSNTPEGKILIAAFMDSYNKLVQATRNYKAQTVKGGLGTGGRLGVSGGSTPASKEIQGK
- a CDS encoding DUF1343 domain-containing protein; the encoded protein is MEKRYAPLRGLAVGLICNPTAVDRRLRHAADLLQEVRGVRLAALFGPEHGVRGDIPYMAAVGDERDRRTGVPVHSLYGTNPASLRPDPAKLRGLDALVFDIQDVGARYYTYQATMLFCMEAAARAKLPFFVLDRPNPIGGRAVEGPALTPGFESFCGVHDVAVRHGMTVGELAGLYREERRLDLSLTVIPCRGWRRGMHQRDTGLPWVFPSPNMPTPETALVYPGMCLLEGTNVSEGRGTTRPFVLFGAPWLDGGRLAQALAADRLPGVRFRPASFVPTWDKHAGARCHGVEVVVVDREAFRPFRTGVACVAAARAQDPRRFRWRTKTYEFVEDVPAFDLLCGSAREREALGRGRGWRDLAPAWAREERAFAKRRARHLRYDP
- a CDS encoding DOMON-like domain-containing protein, yielding MNPRSFSLFPFPGEGNGPAWKITGTIGRRVNTLSLGYTLLGNLSQISIPAPGEPPRRRNRLWEDTCLELFLGEEGSERYWEFNLSPAGHWNVYRFASCRKEMREEPAFSSLPFRLRTEPEALRLSLDVGLGKIIPAGRTIEIAVGAVVRTVTGKTSHWALVHPGPRPDFHRRDGFALSIPAE